A genomic region of Oncorhynchus nerka isolate Pitt River unplaced genomic scaffold, Oner_Uvic_2.0 unplaced_scaffold_899, whole genome shotgun sequence contains the following coding sequences:
- the LOC135570754 gene encoding CD5 antigen-like — MIPAVVLMTLLWSRDLQAQSVSPPAEYSVRLVNGTTSCSGTVEVFYRGEWSGVCTGGWSMRETKVVCRDLDCGNPVAESRGPLIEYGRRGVRIWICSEHESSIRQCVNLEGSGACDGRYYHHVICSESVRLVGGAGLCSGRVEVKSNQSWASVCEADFDRQDAEVVCRDVGCGAPAALQGGLYGEGEGQTWDKEFQCKGKESLLLDCDTSDRKHNTCLPGNAVGLTCSEPDDVRLVGGGSRCAGGVERYDQGEWRTVGSVDKKHENVAAVVCRQLGCGSTVSVLPGDTTRGFGVSCSGSESSLRECLTSYDLLPGLTVICSDLLVQPDIFLTNPMGGVSRGHQGPEMFRGYNFTITCSTQPQYPGGSFLLTFTGSNRTQIQPAVNHSAAFLFPAADDSHQGNYSCVYDNYVFSHNFSSESELLPLAITASPLPAFIIRHVVVLLILLTAITTSYLYYKPTRRQKRVNRVSSMDLDVNAMEMVSLSSRAEAGPGEERAAQGTE; from the exons atctccaggctcaaagtgtcagtccaccag CTGAATACTCAGTCAGACTGGTGAATGGGACCACTTCCTGTTCTGGGACAGTGGAAGTCTTCTACAGAGGAGAGTGGTCAGGTGTATGTACTGGTGGGTGGAGCATGAGAGAGACTAAGGTTGTGTGTAGAGACCTGGACTGTGGGAATCCTGTAGCTGAATCTAGAGGACCTCTGATTGAATATGGAAGAAGAGGAGTCAGAATTTGGATTTGCAGTGAACATGAGTCTTCTATTAGACAGTGTGTCAACTTAGAAGGATCTGGTGCCTGTGATGGTAGATATTATCATCATGTGATCTGTTCAG AGTCTGTGCGGCTTGTGGGTGGAGCTGGTCTCTGCTCTGGGAGAGTGGAGGTGAAGTCCAATCAGTCCTGGGCCTCAGTGTGTGAAGCTGACTTTGACCGGCAGGATGCAGAGGTAGTCTGTAGGGATGTTGGCTGTGGGGCTCCTGCAGCTCTACAGGGGGGGCTCTATGGAGAAGGTGAGGGTCAGACCTGGGATAAAGAGTTCCAGTGTAAAGGCAAAGAGTCCCTTCTCCTGGACTGTGACACCTCAGACAGAAAACACAACACCTGCCTACCTGGTAATGCTGTTGGACTCACCTGCTCAG agcctgatgatgtgaggctggtgggaggaggcagtcgctgtgctggtggagtggagcggtacgaccagggagagtggaggacTGTGGGATCTGTAGACAAGAAACATGAGAATGTAGCtgcagtagtgtgtagacagCTGGGATGTGGATCCACTGTTTCAGTACTTCCTGGAGACACCACTAGAGGGTTTGGAGTTTCCTGTTCTGGATCTGAGTCTTCACTGAGGGAGTGTTTGACAAGTTATGATCTCCTTCCTGGACTCACAGTGATCTGCTCAG ATCTCCTGGTCCAGCCTGATATCTTCCTGACTAACCCAATGGGAGGGGTCTCCAGGGGCCACCAGGGGCCTGAGATGTTCAGGGGCTACAACTTCACCATCACCTGCTCCACTCAGCCACAGTACCCAGGAGGCTCCTTCCTCCTCACGTTCACCGGCTCCAACAGAACCCAGATCCAGccagctgtcaatcactctgCTGCCTTCCTCTTCCCTGCTGCAGATGACTCCCACCAAGGGAACTACAGCTGTGTTTATGACAATTATGTTTTCTCTCATAACTTCTCCTCTGAGAGTGAGCTCCTCCCCCTCGCCATCACAG CCTCTCCTCTGCCAGCCTTCATCATCAGACACGTTGTAGTGCTGCTGATCCTACTGACAGCCATCACCACCTCCTACCTGTACTACAAG CCCACCAGGAGGCAGAAGAGAGTGAACAGGGTGAGCAGCATGGATCTTGATGTCAATGCCATGGAGATGGTCTCTCTGAGCTCCAGAGCTGAAGCTGgaccgggagaggagagagcagcccaGGGGACGGAGTAG